In the Sarcophilus harrisii chromosome 1, mSarHar1.11, whole genome shotgun sequence genome, one interval contains:
- the WDR24 gene encoding GATOR complex protein WDR24 isoform X1 produces MEKMARVTTALGGNTLTGRTMYCHLDAPANAISVCRDAAQVVVAGRNIFKIYAIEEEQFVEKLNLRVGRKPSLNFSCADVVWHQMDENLLATAATNGVVVTWNLGKPSRNKQDQLFTEHKRTVNKVCFHPTEAYMLLSGSQDGYMKCFDLRKKDSVSTFSGQSESVRDVQFSIRDYFTFAATFENGNVQLWDIRRPDRYERMFTAHNGPVFCCDWHPEDRGWLATGGRDKMVKVWDMNTNRAKEIYCVQSIASVARVKWRPECKHHLATCSMMVDHNIYVWDVRRPYIPSAMFEEHRDVTTGIVWRHLHDPYFLLSGSKDSTLYQHIFKDASQPIERANPEGLCYGLFGDLAFAAKESLVTVDSNRKPYPGDRRHPIFFKRKLDPTEQFESVSSSALSVFETEPDSSSMGWFVDTARRYALAGRSLAELCDHNAKVAKELSRNQVAQTWTMLRIIYCSPGTMPSANLNHSIGKGSTSLPLMNSFSLKDMASGMGSEARLDWSKGENRSENLLLDSSTTLITNDENEETEGSDVPADYLLGDVEGDEDELYLMDHENAHTEEPEYVLPQEAFPLRHEIVDNPSGPDHLQDKADSPHVSGNEAETVSLTPVESFSLISISHTLYESRLPPDFFSALVRDMLRFYAEQGDVQMAVSVLIVLGERIRKEIDEQTQEHWYTSYIDLLQRFRLWNISNQVIKLSTCRAITCLNQASTTLHVNCSNCKRPMSNKGWICDRCRQCASTCAVCHHVVKGLFVWCQGCSHGGHLQHILKWLESSTHCPAGCGHLCEYT; encoded by the exons ATGGAGAAGATGGCCCGGGTCACCACGGCCCTGGGGGGCAACACCCTCACGGGCCGGACCATGTACTGCCACCTGGACGCCCCGGCCAACGCCATCAGCGTGTGCCGGGACGCCGCGCAGGTGGTGGTGGCCGGCCGGAACATCTTCAAGATTTACGCCATCGAGGAGGAGCAGTTCGTGGAGAAGCTGAACCTCCGGGTGGGCCGCAAGCCGTCTCTGAACTTCAGCTGCGCCGACGTGGTGTGGCACCAGATGGACGAGAACCTGCTGGCCACGGCGGCCACCAACGGCGTGGTGGTGACCTGGAACCTGGGCAAGCCCTCGCGCAACAAGCAGGACCAGCTCTTCACGGAGCACAAGCGCACGGTCAACAAGGTGTGCTTCCACCCCACCGAGGCCTACATGCTGCTCAGCGGCTCCCAGGACGGCTACATGAAGTGCTTCGACCTCCGCAAGAAGGACTCGGTCAGCACCTTCTCCG GTCAGTCAGAGAGTGTACGTGATGTCCAGTTCAGTATCCGTGACTACTTTACCTTTGCTGCCACCTTTGAGAATGGCAATGTGCAGCTCTGGGACATTCGGAGGCCAGACCGATATGAAAGGATGTTCACTGCTCACAATGGCCCTGTCTTCTGCTGTGATTGGCACCCTGAAGATAG GGGCTGGTTGGCCACTGGGGGACGGGACAAGATGGTCAAAGTGTGGGACATGAACACAAACAGGGCCAAAGAAATCTACTGCGTGCAGAGCATCGCCTCAGTGGCCCGGGTCAAGTGGAGGCCAGAGTGCAAACACCACCTGGCCACATGCTCCATGATGGTGGACCACAACATCTATGTGTGGGACGTGCGGCGGCCCTATATTCCCTCGGCCATGTTCGAAGAGCATCGAGATGTCACGACCGGCATTGTCTGGCGCCACCTTCACGACCCCTACTTTCTGTTGTCCGGCTCCAAGGACAGCACCCTCTACCAGCACATTTTCAAAGATGCCAGCCAGCCCATTGAACGGGCCAACCCCGAAGGCCTGTGCTACGGGCTCTTTGGGGACCTGGCCTTCGCAGCCAAGGAGAGCTTGGTGACAGTGGACTCAAACCGCAAGCCTTACCCAGGGGACCGGCGCCACCCCATCTTCTTCAAGCGCAAGCTGGACCCCACAGAGCAGTTTGAGTCGGTGTCATCCAGTGCCTTGAGCGTCTTTGAAACAGAGCCAGATAGCAGCAGCATGGGCTGGTTTGTGGACACGGCTCGCCGCTATGCTCTGGCTGGCAGGTCCTTGGCCGAGCTCTGTGATCACAATGCCAAGGTTGCCAAGGAGCTGAGCCGAAATCAG GTTGCTCAAACATGGACCATGCTGAGAATTATTTACTGCAGTCCTGGCACCATGCCCTCTGCCAACCTGAACCACAGCATCGGGAAGGGCAGCACCAGCCTTCCGCTCATGAATAG CTTCAGCCTGAAGGACATGGCTTCTGGAATGGGCAGTGAGGCCCGGCTGGATTGGAGCAAGGGGGAGAATCGGAGTGAGAACCTTCTGCTGGACTCCTCGACTACCCTCATCACCAATGACG AGAATGAGGAGACGGAAGGCAGCGATGTCCCTGCTGACTACCTCCTGGGCGATGTGGAGGGAGACGAAGATGAGCTGTACCTAATGGATCATGAGAACGCCCACA CGGAGGAGCCAGAGTACGTCCTGCCCCAAGAAGCCTTCCCTCTCCGCCATGAGATTGTGGACAATCCCTCTGGTCCTGACCACCTGCAAGACAAAGCTGACTCACCCCACGTGAGTGGCAACGAGGCTGAGACAGTATCCCTGACCCCTGTGGAGTCCTTCTCACTCATCTCCATCTCCCACACACTCTATGAGAGCCGCTTGCCTCCTGACTTCTTCAGTGCACTGGTGCGGGACATGCTGCGCTTCTATGCTGAGCAGGGCGATGTACAGATGGCCGTGTCTGTGCTGATTGTGCTGGGCGAGCGCATCCGAAAAGAGATTGATGAGCAAACTCAG gAGCACTGGTACACCTCCTACATCGATCTGCTACAGCGATTCAGGCTCTGGAACATATCTAACCAAGTAATCAAGCTGAGCACCTGCCGAGCCATCACCTGTCTGAACCAGGCCTCCACCACCCTGCACGTGAACTGCAGCAACTGCAAGAGGCCCATGAGCAACAAGGGCTGGATCTGTGACAG GTGCCGCCAGTGTGCCAGTACTTGTGCTGTGTGCCACCACGTCGTGAAGGGCTTATTTGTGTGGTGCCAGGGCTGCAGCCACGGCGGTCATCTACAGCATATCCTCAAGTGGCTGGAGAGTAGCACACACTGTCCAGCGGGCTGCGGCCACCTCTGTGAGTACACCTGA
- the WDR24 gene encoding GATOR complex protein WDR24 isoform X2, giving the protein MEKMARVTTALGGNTLTGRTMYCHLDAPANAISVCRDAAQVVVAGRNIFKIYAIEEEQFVEKLNLRVGRKPSLNFSCADVVWHQMDENLLATAATNGVVVTWNLGKPSRNKQDQLFTEHKRTVNKVCFHPTEAYMLLSGSQDGYMKCFDLRKKDSVSTFSGQSESVRDVQFSIRDYFTFAATFENGNVQLWDIRRPDRYERMFTAHNGPVFCCDWHPEDRGWLATGGRDKMVKVWDMNTNRAKEIYCVQSIASVARVKWRPECKHHLATCSMMVDHNIYVWDVRRPYIPSAMFEEHRDVTTGIVWRHLHDPYFLLSGSKDSTLYQHIFKDASQPIERANPEGLCYGLFGDLAFAAKESLVTVDSNRKPYPGDRRHPIFFKRKLDPTEQFESVSSSALSVFETEPDSSSMGWFVDTARRYALAGRSLAELCDHNAKVAKELSRNQVAQTWTMLRIIYCSPGTMPSANLNHSIGKGSTSLPLMNSFSLKDMASGMGSEARLDWSKGENRSENLLLDSSTTLITNDENEETEGSDVPADYLLGDVEGDEDELYLMDHENAHTEEPEYVLPQEAFPLRHEIVDNPSGPDHLQDKADSPHVSGNEAETVSLTPVESFSLISISHTLYESRLPPDFFSALVRDMLRFYAEQGDVQMAVSVLIVLGERIRKEIDEQTQGTGDEGLREGRQAQGSPPL; this is encoded by the exons ATGGAGAAGATGGCCCGGGTCACCACGGCCCTGGGGGGCAACACCCTCACGGGCCGGACCATGTACTGCCACCTGGACGCCCCGGCCAACGCCATCAGCGTGTGCCGGGACGCCGCGCAGGTGGTGGTGGCCGGCCGGAACATCTTCAAGATTTACGCCATCGAGGAGGAGCAGTTCGTGGAGAAGCTGAACCTCCGGGTGGGCCGCAAGCCGTCTCTGAACTTCAGCTGCGCCGACGTGGTGTGGCACCAGATGGACGAGAACCTGCTGGCCACGGCGGCCACCAACGGCGTGGTGGTGACCTGGAACCTGGGCAAGCCCTCGCGCAACAAGCAGGACCAGCTCTTCACGGAGCACAAGCGCACGGTCAACAAGGTGTGCTTCCACCCCACCGAGGCCTACATGCTGCTCAGCGGCTCCCAGGACGGCTACATGAAGTGCTTCGACCTCCGCAAGAAGGACTCGGTCAGCACCTTCTCCG GTCAGTCAGAGAGTGTACGTGATGTCCAGTTCAGTATCCGTGACTACTTTACCTTTGCTGCCACCTTTGAGAATGGCAATGTGCAGCTCTGGGACATTCGGAGGCCAGACCGATATGAAAGGATGTTCACTGCTCACAATGGCCCTGTCTTCTGCTGTGATTGGCACCCTGAAGATAG GGGCTGGTTGGCCACTGGGGGACGGGACAAGATGGTCAAAGTGTGGGACATGAACACAAACAGGGCCAAAGAAATCTACTGCGTGCAGAGCATCGCCTCAGTGGCCCGGGTCAAGTGGAGGCCAGAGTGCAAACACCACCTGGCCACATGCTCCATGATGGTGGACCACAACATCTATGTGTGGGACGTGCGGCGGCCCTATATTCCCTCGGCCATGTTCGAAGAGCATCGAGATGTCACGACCGGCATTGTCTGGCGCCACCTTCACGACCCCTACTTTCTGTTGTCCGGCTCCAAGGACAGCACCCTCTACCAGCACATTTTCAAAGATGCCAGCCAGCCCATTGAACGGGCCAACCCCGAAGGCCTGTGCTACGGGCTCTTTGGGGACCTGGCCTTCGCAGCCAAGGAGAGCTTGGTGACAGTGGACTCAAACCGCAAGCCTTACCCAGGGGACCGGCGCCACCCCATCTTCTTCAAGCGCAAGCTGGACCCCACAGAGCAGTTTGAGTCGGTGTCATCCAGTGCCTTGAGCGTCTTTGAAACAGAGCCAGATAGCAGCAGCATGGGCTGGTTTGTGGACACGGCTCGCCGCTATGCTCTGGCTGGCAGGTCCTTGGCCGAGCTCTGTGATCACAATGCCAAGGTTGCCAAGGAGCTGAGCCGAAATCAG GTTGCTCAAACATGGACCATGCTGAGAATTATTTACTGCAGTCCTGGCACCATGCCCTCTGCCAACCTGAACCACAGCATCGGGAAGGGCAGCACCAGCCTTCCGCTCATGAATAG CTTCAGCCTGAAGGACATGGCTTCTGGAATGGGCAGTGAGGCCCGGCTGGATTGGAGCAAGGGGGAGAATCGGAGTGAGAACCTTCTGCTGGACTCCTCGACTACCCTCATCACCAATGACG AGAATGAGGAGACGGAAGGCAGCGATGTCCCTGCTGACTACCTCCTGGGCGATGTGGAGGGAGACGAAGATGAGCTGTACCTAATGGATCATGAGAACGCCCACA CGGAGGAGCCAGAGTACGTCCTGCCCCAAGAAGCCTTCCCTCTCCGCCATGAGATTGTGGACAATCCCTCTGGTCCTGACCACCTGCAAGACAAAGCTGACTCACCCCACGTGAGTGGCAACGAGGCTGAGACAGTATCCCTGACCCCTGTGGAGTCCTTCTCACTCATCTCCATCTCCCACACACTCTATGAGAGCCGCTTGCCTCCTGACTTCTTCAGTGCACTGGTGCGGGACATGCTGCGCTTCTATGCTGAGCAGGGCGATGTACAGATGGCCGTGTCTGTGCTGATTGTGCTGGGCGAGCGCATCCGAAAAGAGATTGATGAGCAAACTCAG GGAACAGGAGATGAAGGGCTGCGGGAAGGCAGACAGGCCCAGGGCTCTCCTCCGCTTTAG